The Streptomyces sp. NBC_00224 genome contains the following window.
TGTCGTAGTGAAGCTGATCGAGGTGGCCGGCGAGGTAGCGGTGGCAGGGAGCCGTTCGGCTGTAGCCTGGGCTGTCATCTCGGTGGCGGCGCGTTCGGCGTGTCCGGCGAGGATCGCGGTGAGTTTGTCCGCGGCCCAGGTCTCGGCCGCACGGCTGCCGGGCGGATGAAAAGCATGCGCCGCTGCCCAGCAGTACTCGGCGACATGGACGAAGTCGAGCAGGACGTTGAGGCGGATGCCGCGTCGGGCGGCTTCGGCTTGGATCAGGTCAAGTTGGTGGCGGGCGCCGTCAACAACTGACGATCCAGTCCCGTAGCTGCTGCGGGTCGCGGGCCTCGGCCTGGACGAAGGCGTGGGCGACGACCTGTTCCGGAGGACGGATTACCGAGACGGTGCACCATGCACCGAAGGGTGCCGACTAGATGAAGGCCGGAACCCAACTGCTGGCTACGAAGGCCGTGGCGAAGACCGCACCTGAGCCGAAGAGGCGAGGCTTGCTACGTCCCGTGGTTAGGGGTGGACGATCACTTGGAGGACGCTATTGGCAGTGTCCATCGCGTACACCTCGGCGCAGGCGAGCAGATGAAGTTGGTCCTCGGAAACGCGGGCTTTGGAGACACCGGGCTGAACGATGGTGATAGTGAACTTGGGTTCCAGGAGCGGAGCGCGCTGGGCGAGTTCGTAGAGTGTCTGGTCCGTCCCCTTTTCCAGTCCAGACCGGCCTTGGTCACGGCGGTGACCTTCGCGGCGGATCAGGTTGTTGAAGAGACGACCTGGGCGGTGCCTCCATTTAGTGGATTTGTGGACCTGGCCGCACACTTCGTACAGATCGGCGACTCGGGCACCGGGGACGTCTCCGTGCGCGTACTTGCAGTGGACGAGGTTTACATGGAGCTGGTTGCCTTCGATGCGGGCGGCGACGATGTCTGCGACTTCGCCGGCGCCGTCGTCGTCGATGACGAGGTCCCAGTCGGCCTCGCCGAGGAGGTGCTGGATGGTCTGTGCCTGGATGGAAGTGGGGTCACGGTCGGCGCCCTGGGTCTCCTTGCGCAGGTTGATGCCCGTCCAGTCGATGGTCAGGAGCCGTTCGGGGCTGAATGGCGCAACGGTTCCTGCTGGGCGAATGAGGAGCATGTCCGGTTCCAGGATCGCTTCGTCCTCGAAGAGAATCCGTAGACCGTGCTGGTTCAAGTATTCGCCGAATGGCTGGGCTTGGCGGCTCATCGCGACTGTTGGTTCGGGACCATCGCACGTGAAATTGATGCGGCCGCCCGCGATGGTGATCTGGCATTCGACGCTCCAGTGCGGTGTGTGAAGGGTGAAGCCGATCGGGCCTTCACGGGTGAACGTGGTGATGGTGAGGTCGGTGTCGATCACTGGCCAGCTGAAGTTGTCGCGCTTGATTTCGACGCTCTCGTTGATGCCGAGGAAGAACTGGATCGGCCACTCTAGGGCCAGCGGGACGAGCTCAGGACGTTCCGCGACTTCGGTGGGGATGATGAAACCCTTGAGGACGTCTGCAGGATCGACAGTCTCGTCGGTGAGTTTGGCGCCGACTTCATCGCACCAGTCGACCCAGCGTTTGAGTGTGTGTGCCACGCCGTAGTTCCAGACGCGCCCCTTCAGCGAGGCACCTACGTTGACGCGCTCGCCGCCCTCGTAGCCATTGACGAAAATGTTGGTCTGGCTCTTGTTGCGTCTTGCTGCCTCGGGATAGTCGAGTAGGACGTCGGCGCCGACCGCGAGCTGAAAGCGGCGGCTGCGGCTGCGGGCGTCGAGGGTCCCTACGTTGGTCGGCACGCACCGCCGGATCTTCGCCATGATCCGGTAGACGACTGACCCCTTGATCCGGATGGCATCCGGGCCAGCCACCGCTTGGGCAAGATCTTCATGGATGCTGCTGGTGTTGGAGCTGTTGATGTAGAGCAGTCCGTGTGTCTTGTCCCAGTACAGGACGTACAGGTCGTGCGAGACGTCCTCCAGGCTTTTCACTGTGCCCCAGGCGACGGGTTTTCGCTCGCGTGCCACGAGCCAGGCGACCCGGTCTCGTTCGTTGATCGCAACCGGGTGGGTGAGCAGCCGGTCGCCGAAGAACGGCGCGAGCGCTTCGGGCTTCCACTGCAGAGTGCTGGTGCGATAGACGACGGTGCTCATCCGCGGTGCGATGTTCCGGAGTGAGACCCCGTCGGGCAGGCTTGAGAAGGCCTCTTCGAAGTCGCTGAGTTCTTCCTGCTCGCCGACCGCGTGCGCGGAGAGGATCTCAATTACGTCGTTCCAGTCGGCGTCCTCGGCATACAGCTTCTTCAAGTTCTCATCGAACTGAGTCTCGGTGCGGTTGACGACGACGGTCGCCGTCCCGATCGAGGTGCCGGCTACTCGTGTGAACCTGCCGATGAACTGCAGCGTGATGCCCAAGCTCTTGTGCTGGTCATGGATTGCCGCGATCTTGAGCGAGGGCAGATCGAAGCCTTCACCGAGCATGTCGACACAGACGACGATCTTGCTGCTCCGGTCGTGGAGCGCTCCCAGCGCGGCTTTGAGGTCTGTCCTACGGCCTTTGCTGTGCAGGATGACAGGGTTCAGGTCGGGAGCGAGCTCCTGGTAGAGCGGCAGGACATCCTCGGCGCGGCCGATCCGTTTGACCCGAGCCATGAGTAGGTGGTCGAAGCCGACAGTCAGATCCTCGCGGAGAAGTTCGACGGCCCGCTGCGCGATGGCGCGGTCCGGGTCAAACAGGTCGACCACGGGAGCGTATGTGATCTTTGAGAAGTAGCCCTGCTGATATGCGTCTTTGAGTGAGAAGCTGAACACGAATCGGCCGCCGAGGTCGGCGCCGTCGCTGCGGAACGGGGTGGCCGTGAACTGGACAACGCGCTTCCCGCCGAAATGATCGCGAATCTCACGCCAAGTCTGCGAGGTCACATGATGGGCCTCATCGACGAACAAATGGGTGCACGCCCCAATCAGGGCATCCCGTGCTTCTGGGGAGAAGTGCTGCATGGCGGACGGTGTCGCCACGATCACATTGCAGTACGCCGCGAACTCGTGAGCCAGGACGGGATCTTGGATCCCGCGTTTGACCCGCCCGACGATCGGCTTGAGTGCCGACCCGGTTACGGTGCCGAAGTCCTGCAGCAGCCCCAGTCCTTCGAACTTGGTCGCGACCTGGTCCCGCAAGGCGTCGGAAGGAACGATAACCAGCAGGCGCTCAACGCTCCCGGCCACCAACAAGGCCACCATGGTCTCGGTCTTGCCCGTCCCTGTGGGCATGACGACCGTAGCGGGCTCAGGCCGCCTTGACGCCCAGTGCCCAAGAACTGCGTGTACGGCTCCAAGTTGCGGCTCCCGCAAGCCAGCCAAGCCCCGCTGCAAGTCCTCTTGGCGGAACCGGAAGGCTTCATCGAACGAGGCATGCACCTGGGCTGGGTCGACACGGTCGGCAGCACCATTCGGAGCCACGAGGCGCCAGGCTATGTTGCCTTCAATATCACAATGCCTGAGCCGGCCGGAGGGATCCACTCTCATGATGCCTCGCACAAGGTAGGTGCTTCAAGAAGCTAATCAAAAATCAGGCGTTAGTAACATTATCAGCAGTCACGAGTCACTCTTGCGATATCCGCATTGCGGGTGGCGTTCCAAATGATCGAGACGATGAGGGGTCGGTTACCAACTGAAGTCTTTGAGAGTTTCCGCTCTGGGGTGAAGCCAGCTGCGGCGATGCACGCCGCTCGGTTCGGACTGCACCTGGCTCCGCGAAAAATCTGCCAGGACTTCCGGTAGGTCATGGCCTGCTTGACTGGTATACGCACCGTAGAGAGCGCGTGGTTGGCCGTGTGCTGGGGCAGCAACAGGCCCACCGCTGGGCGGGCGTCTGTCAAGTGTGGTGGGGAGCGTGCCGGATGCCGTGCGGCCGACCTGGGGAGCATGGCATGGGCGGATCCCATCCGATGCCAACTGGCTTGTGGCATCGGCGATCCCCGCTAGGGTTCATATCCCGTCCACAATCGCTCTCGGCGGGGGTCTTGTTCGTGTCGCGGATTGCTGCTCGTCGTGCTTTTGACCCGGCTCGGATCGGGCGCTTCCGGGTGATCGGGGCGCTGGGCGCGGGTGGGATGGGCGCCGTGTACGCCGCGGTCGGGGAGCGGAGCGAGAGCGGGTAGCGGTGACGCCGTGCACGCCGGGCAGGCCGCGGATGACCAGTTCCGGGCCCGATTCCGGCGCGAGGTGCAAGTTCTGCGGAGGGTGTCGGGTCCGTGTCTGGTGCCGCTGCTGGAGGCCGATCCCGAGGCGGACATCCCGTGGCTGGCGACCGCCTACGTACCCGGCTCGACGCTCGGAGAGCACACGGCGGTGCACGGGCCGCTGGCCGGGATCCAGCTGCACCTGTTCGCCGCGGGGACGGCCGGGGCGCTCGCGGCCGTGCACGCCGCCGGGGTGGTCCACCGCGACCTGACCCGCGAATGTGATCCTGGCCCCGGACGGACCGCGGGTACTGGACTTCGGTATCGCCCACGTCGCCGACGGCACCGCGGTCACCCGCACCGGCCTGCTCACCGGGACCCCGGGCTGGCTGAGCCCCGAGTACTACCGTGGCAGCACCGCCGGGCCGCCAGGGGCGTCTATGCCTGGGGCGCACTGCTCGCCTTCGCAGCCACCGGCCGCCACCCCTTCGGCACCGGCAACGCCGAGGCCGTCGCCTTCCGCGTCCTGAACGCGGAGCCGGACCTCGACGGCGTCCCCGACGACATGCTCAACCTGGTGACGGCGTGCCTCGCCAAAGACCCGGACCACCGGCCGCCGTCCGCTGGCGTGGCACAGGAGACCGCCGAGCTGCTCGGCAAGCAGGCGACCCAGGTCCTCGGGGATGTCCACGACCGGCCAACCGAGGTCCCGAACCTGATCGCAGAGCAGTGGCACCCCCCGACCGTCGAAGACCCCGCCTGGTCGGCTGCCGCGATACGCCCTCCCTACAGGCGCGCCCG
Protein-coding sequences here:
- a CDS encoding DEAD/DEAH box helicase; translation: MRVDPSGRLRHCDIEGNIAWRLVAPNGAADRVDPAQVHASFDEAFRFRQEDLQRGLAGLREPQLGAVHAVLGHWASRRPEPATVVMPTGTGKTETMVALLVAGSVERLLVIVPSDALRDQVATKFEGLGLLQDFGTVTGSALKPIVGRVKRGIQDPVLAHEFAAYCNVIVATPSAMQHFSPEARDALIGACTHLFVDEAHHVTSQTWREIRDHFGGKRVVQFTATPFRSDGADLGGRFVFSFSLKDAYQQGYFSKITYAPVVDLFDPDRAIAQRAVELLREDLTVGFDHLLMARVKRIGRAEDVLPLYQELAPDLNPVILHSKGRRTDLKAALGALHDRSSKIVVCVDMLGEGFDLPSLKIAAIHDQHKSLGITLQFIGRFTRVAGTSIGTATVVVNRTETQFDENLKKLYAEDADWNDVIEILSAHAVGEQEELSDFEEAFSSLPDGVSLRNIAPRMSTVVYRTSTLQWKPEALAPFFGDRLLTHPVAINERDRVAWLVARERKPVAWGTVKSLEDVSHDLYVLYWDKTHGLLYINSSNTSSIHEDLAQAVAGPDAIRIKGSVVYRIMAKIRRCVPTNVGTLDARSRSRRFQLAVGADVLLDYPEAARRNKSQTNIFVNGYEGGERVNVGASLKGRVWNYGVAHTLKRWVDWCDEVGAKLTDETVDPADVLKGFIIPTEVAERPELVPLALEWPIQFFLGINESVEIKRDNFSWPVIDTDLTITTFTREGPIGFTLHTPHWSVECQITIAGGRINFTCDGPEPTVAMSRQAQPFGEYLNQHGLRILFEDEAILEPDMLLIRPAGTVAPFSPERLLTIDWTGINLRKETQGADRDPTSIQAQTIQHLLGEADWDLVIDDDGAGEVADIVAARIEGNQLHVNLVHCKYAHGDVPGARVADLYEVCGQVHKSTKWRHRPGRLFNNLIRREGHRRDQGRSGLEKGTDQTLYELAQRAPLLEPKFTITIVQPGVSKARVSEDQLHLLACAEVYAMDTANSVLQVIVHP